ATGTGAAAAAACGTGTACATGATAAGCAGCAGTAACTTTATCATCTCTCTAAAAATTAGCGGCTAATATTCCTTCAGAGAAAATTATTAAAAGCCAAAACTCGACatgtgttgcatgatcagaaaaggtGGAGGTTGTGGATAGGATATCACCTAGATCACTCGCTGACAATCCAATATAATCATTAAAAGATATTTTTCTTTTGGGGGAAGAAAGAGGAATACTCGATCTTAACAGAGATATCCTCGATCTGAGCAAAGACCTAATACCTAGGTCATATCgcttatttatttaaaaaataataagataCCATCTTGATGAGTTGTTTAACATATCATACACATGAGCCGTTAAAAGCTTTTCGAAAGCCAAGTTGGCAAAAAAAGTACATATTTTAGACGAGCTGGAAAAAAAGAAGAGGATAAAACGAACCAAAGTTTAAATAAAATACAGTTCAAGGACTACATTTTAAATAAACTGGGCAAATATGTAAATGAAAAAATATAACATCAACTAACAACTGACAGCTGGAGCTTCATGGACCTCAGATCTTAGGATCTCACATTGAAATTGAGTAGTAAGTCCTCACATCGAGCATGATCTGAGATAAAGACTTAACAGGGGACGAGACACGACACACAATATGATGACGCGAGTTCTATAGCAATAAGTGGAGACAAGATCAAGGTTGTCATGATAACTACTTGGAGATCAAGATACTTTGAAGATCACAGGTTGAGAGATTAACCTACTACGAAGTAAAGTCTGAGTGGATCATGACATCATCTCCAGCTAGGTATAAGTGATCCCTTTGTATTAACGTGTTTGGCGCGCTAAACCAACTGTATTTAATCCCTCGAAGCATCACTTTTTAAACTAAGATGTATGATTAAGtctaattaaataaataagagTTAACTTTCTCTGATTCTCTCTCCGAATAAGTTGTGATCACCAACCTAAACATGAATTGGTAATCACCGATTGAACTAAAGATCAAATCATCTACAGACGAAGATCATAAACGGATCGAATCTGGAGATGGAACTAAACCAGTAATCAAATCATAAAATTGTGTAGGTACGTATTTCGTAATCTCGATAATCAGATAAAAATATGCATCTTCACAAATGAAACTGATATGAGTTCCATCTAAAGAAGAATTGAATGTTACAAAATTGTTGGTGGAATCAAAGGAATGTGTATATAAGAATGAAGGAGATGCAGGCGATGAAATTATAGATTGTTGAGTTAAAGTGGAACTACAAGATCTTGGTAAGGTTTCTGCTAGATTGGGCATGCTGTGTTGCATTATTTTTGTGAAACATTTTTTGTGATACACCGTCATAGCGCATTAGAGCATATGGATTGTGTAAATGGCTCATACCATGTACCTTTCAGATAAGTCAGAAGATTGACTAATCTGACTCGCTTGAGTTAGCTTACCTAATTGAGTTAACTCATCAGTTAGACCTGACTTGACTTAATGATACAAAGGATTTGGCAGTTAACCTGACTTTGACGGGACCTTGACTTGACTTTGgacgttgaccgttagttgaccgaCTATTGACCAATGACTTTCCCGACGACCATTCCGGCCGTTTTTCCTACTCCTTTGATGATCAATGGAAATTTAGTCGAAGATATAGTGGAATGCGAGAAGGagtattgagataaagaaaaagatatagaCTGAGATTTTGAACAACCATTTATGTATCATTGTTATGTTAATTTAGATGGTAGTTGCacgttcaagatgatgatgaggatgattaaCGACGCTATAAACTTGTAGACAGGAATTTTTGAAGTAGGTATGGTTTTCCTTCGAAATATGTGGGAACTTTTGTAattttcttgtaatcattaagtttattTAAAATTTACGAGCATGATGTCTTTAATATTTGTGATCATTTCTATGTGTAATTGAAATGACAAGGATATCAAGTACACCACTATTTTAGCCAAGATGCATACTAGTATTTGAGTTGGAATTAAATGAGTCAGTAACTTAATAAACAAAACAAGAAGATGTCAAGGATAAAATGATATAGACAAAACAAGACATCCCAATGGAGAGTTCTCTACAAAGTCTTTTCAGAAGATGTTACATGATGAACGTGTCTCCTCCtctcattttaatgattaaaaATTAAGAAAGGTTATGGAAGATGAAAGATATCCCTCTAAATTAAAATTATCCTCTTTGTGGGGAGGTCACTACAATATGATCCCCCAATCTCTATAAAGATTGGTAAGTTCATCAAGGGAATCGataaaaatcaaaggttaatgcgACTGAGGAAACAATGAAATATATGTTCATATTTTTCCATGTAGCCAAAAGTGGAATGCTTCACTTCTCATTTGAATTTCAGATATGATTTAAACCTCAATCTTACAGTTACGGATTGCTTTGCTAATTGGCTTAGTGAAACAAGTAGGTATTTGAATGGGGTGCTCGTACTCTCTGGGCTATTTGAAAAACCAGAAATGAAGCTACTTTAAATGACACGAAGCAAGTGTAAGAGGTATCATTCAAGAGGCTTGTTACtggtgtaatttttctttataatAAAAGACCCCAAAGAAGCCACATGGCGTTCCAATAAACATTCTGATTTGTAATGAAGCTATGTAATCATCCATGAAATCACCTTTTGACAAGTCATCACCATGTCATCAACGTTTTAAAAGACACGACTGTTAACCAAAATACAGCTTCACATGTCCTTTTAAAGGCAGCTTCTTAAAAATGTTACATGTCCTTTCAAAAGCACGTATTCGATAATGATTTTTGTGTAAATGTTCCATACATCCCAAACTTCAATAGAAACCAGTTACGAGACACATCTTTAGGGAACCATACACATACAAAAGCGCACTACAAAGTTGCATaaccctaactttttttttcatgagaAAAATCTACAATCATGTATGGAATCTTTTCAGTGAAAATGAGACATCTGCCTTGCTTAATTCGAAACCTGAAACAAAATTCGAGTCCGAAACACCTGCGGTAATTGAAGAAATTTCAAACAAAGATATAGACAATCGATACAGAGGTGCATTTCAGGAAACTTTTCCGTGACAAACCAACAATAATAGTTGATGCTTTCAGAATAAAACTTTTATGGATGCATAAGGTATACAGTGAATTAATGCGTAAATAAACTTTTAAGAAGTAAGAGAGACACATTATAGAAAATATCTAACCAAATGCATATAGGTACGAAAGTAAAAGAGGTATTAAAAGGACATAGAGAAAATCAAGCATGTCAGTGGAGTTGTCATTCAAATAGAATGTATCAATGTAACAGAGGAAGAAAATAATTTCTCAAATAACAAATGCGCATGGCCCAGATCTGATGTTAGTTGATAAAATGTTAGTGGTAACTTCGTCTTCTTCCAATTTTGATTAATTACATATAACATCAATAGTGTTTATAACCTAATTTTTGAACTTTTGACAGAGACATCAAATTTCAGAACACTATTGCGGATCCATGGGCCAAAACTTGAAGAAACcgaatttatttttccttgaaactTCGAATTTGGAGTCGGAAAACCTTTCGGATTTTAAGAACATGTCACAAATGAACAGAAGATGTTTTGGAGATGAGATTTGATATACTAGaaaaccaaaagaaagtacaaatTCACATTCATGAGTTTGAAGAAATCCAAGGTAACCGAAAGAACATGATATTGGATGGGATACATTTGTGTTTAACGCGATTATGAATATTGTCTGAATATGAGTAAAATTCTTATTTTTATCCTAGAAGAATGCTTCAGAGATATCACCATACCAAGGGTCGTCGTCCATTCAACAATATTTGATCGAAACGTATACATGTTTTGAAGAGTCTAGAGTGCTATGAATGCTAAAAGAAAATCAAAGCTAAACTTTCCAATGGGTTGCATGATGTGATCATATCATGAAATAGTATACACGCTGAATGGGATTGTGTTGCCGTCGTTATTCACCTGGGGACCAAGATTTTATTTTACATCATTATGAATATGCAATCATATGtgcatatttattttattttattttgatacgCTTTATGTGCATATTTAATTATGGTTACACTCTAGATTTGTTCATACCGTTCACAGTGTCACATGTAATACGAAGTGTATAGAATCCTGGAAGTAAACCAATTCGATTGCATCTCAAGGAATAGAAAATCGCCCCAGTATTGTCTCGAGTCAAAGAGGATTCAAAGGCATAAATTTTTGAAATGAAATAAAAACTAATGGTCACTAAAAAGATGCGTCATATGCAATTGATTCGAATCTAAATTGGAGAAAACTCGAATTGTACACCTGCTTAATTGGGATGGGGGAGAATTTTTCCTTAACTTTACCACCTGGTTTTGTTATAGGAGaatataaaaattatgaaaaccaattttGTATCGCTGGCTTTGGCATAGTATATATTATAAATTTCGTGAAATGAATTAAATGTAATTATTTTGGAGCAGTGCAATGTAAAAATgatgaaaaccaaattttatgTCTCTGACTTTCGCATAGTATTACAAATTTAGTGAAATGAACGGATATGTTTAGTCTGGAGCATTACAgtgtaaaagaaaaaaagttgGCATGATTTATCTGGAGCTAGCATTATAatgtaaaagaaaattaaaacaaGTTGGCAGTATCTAAACACGTATATGATTTAATCTTTTAATGGATTTTTGTGGAAATAATAACTTATATGCTACAACTACTTGGACACAAATAGGCATGAAAGGTTAAGTGGACGTTAAAAATGATGCTCAAGTTTCCTTATTTGTCAGGTTTTCAGCTTAAAAAAATCAATGAAGAGAAAGAGTAGATCATTGCAAAATAATATGCGTTGATGAAGTACATAAAATTTTCTAACCCACGGAATTTTAAAGGAGCACATCGTTGGTAGttcccatcggctttgttgttTCACGGTTGAAGAAGCTAATATTATCGGAAACTTTAGGAGAAtatatcttttcttttttcaaattttATGAAGAAAATGAATAAAGTGAGAATCATGCTTTCATCTCTAATATTAGTTAAACTTACACTTCACATAAACTTCTACTATTATATGCATCCGGTGCGTATGCACCAGGTTAGATACTTGTTTCTATAATATCAATTCTAAAGAGGAGAACATAGTTGAAGACCATGTTTCTACTGATGAAACCAAGCAAATAACCGGTGATAATAATGAATGGCTCCCCTGATGAGAAAGTTTACAAAATAAATGTGGTTGGAGCCTTTGGTGAAGGGTTTTCAGCTTATGCAGTCGTTGCAAGTGACCATCTATCCGGGTTTGAAAGGTGGGGATGTGAATCCTTAAACTGTCACATTCCCATCGAGACTGAAGCGAGAGCTTACGTTTTAGCTCTTCATTTGGGGATAGAAAGAAGGCTTTGAACATATCATTGTGAAAGTTGGACATTGTTAACATCCTCAACAAGACTTCTAttaaaatctcttggaaaattagGCCTCAAATCTTGTAAATTAGAGAGCTTGTGAAGAAAGTTCCAAAAGTCGAATTCAAGTTTGTTGGGAAGAGTGGTAACTCTGTTGCCCACACTCTTGCCAGTTAATGTTAACAAAACCCGATTTCGAGTTGGTGGTTACTTTCTTCTCCTTCGTGTATTGCTTTCATCTTCTGACTAGctcttttcctttatttttctccCGTTTTTCTTTagcaattttttttataagaaaaataaataaatataaatataaatactAGGTGCTGGTAGGTTTACTTTTCATCGTTTAGATATTcctattcaaaaaggtgtcggagctcagcttgttgttaggttgccaaccaaaagtttataattttatcataaaacatatgaatcacaatCTTATattaaaaacaacaacaacaacaacaacaacgaggtTTCTTAAAGTTTTCACTCAACATTCCATTTCACATCCCAAGAAAATTCATAGTATCCCTGCTTAAGTGTAAATTAGTTTTGCTTTGATTGTCAGGGAATGGAAGCAAGAATATATGAACACGATATATGGTTCCTTAGATGTACTAGCAGAGAACCTTACACCAGCTGAATCAAAATTTCCAAGACTCACTCTACTTGCAGAAAATATGACAACATCAGCAAATCGAGATGCCATACCCACAACAATTATACGAGTCGACTAATTATGATCAAGAATAGGGTATCATGTTCACCAAGGGACATGTACCATGCCAACACTAATTTTCTTTGTTCCTCACATTACAGCTACATGCTAGCACTTAGGACTCAAAATAGAACGCAACTCTCTTCTTGGCTCGGGCAGTGCCACTTATCAGACTCAACTCAAAATTGAATCCATGGAACGTCCGGAATCCGGTCCTCGGCCGTCCTTACATGAATATTGGGTTTGGCCATCTTACTAGTTAAACACCGCCAAAAGCCCATGAATAGCCCAGAGTATCAATAAGCATAGCTTGAACGAAGGGAAATCTTAGTTTATAAAACACTCATCCATCTGTGCAGCTGTACTTCCCCCAAATACCATTAACCGCGACCAGAAAAAAGATGGAGGTAACAGTCATAGATCTTCACTTCTGTTTAATTCAACATGTCTAGATCTGTATTTGACAATACTGTTGTTGTTTATGCAGAGAATCGAAGGCATGTTAGGCCCTGAAGACAACAAATCAAGAACATTGTAAGTTTTCGTTAAAACCTAATTCAGACCATTCTGTAGTATTTTGAGTCATTAGGTTTGATTTGTGGAAGTTTTTTTGAAAGCTAGGGTTAGGGTAAGTATTCCGACTGTTATTCGAATTGATGGGGTATTAGGGAAAATTCTTTTTTTGAATCTGGGttttggttttagggttttgttatGGTTGAATAATTTGATGCGTGGGGTTATGATGGAAGATGTTTGTTTGTGCAGGAGCCCTTATGTGACTGGAACATCTGTGCTAGGTATTAAGTACAGAGACGGAGTTCTCATGGCTGCTGATATGGGAGGTCAGTTGTGAAACTTGttcttctgattttttttcaGTAGATTGTTGTTTATAATAGTATTTGCTGATGGTTTACTAGCTCTATGAAAGTGATGCCAGTTGAAGTGTTAATTAGCTTGCCTAAGAAGTAAGATGAGTTACAATTATCAATCAGGGGAAAGGAATTTTCACTTTAAATTTGAAAAGATCTTGTATTTGCAAGTCTGAGTTGGGAACATCAGAATCTTAGTTCCGATTAGTAAAGTCTTTTGTGTTTTGGAGTACTGTTTTGATCATGTTTAATGTTGAACTGTGCAACTAGGATTTGTAAGTTGAAGTTTTGGATTGGTTGTCTATCATACGGATGAAGTTCTGCATGCTTATGTTCTGATACTCTCTACAACTAGGCAGTTTGAAAGGTCAATGTGTTGGATTGAATTATATGAGGTTCTTCTGGTATATTGATAGGAATCGGCCACAACAACAACGTGACTAGTCAAAGTTAGTTTGTGTCTGTGAATGCCTAGTTACTGTTTTGGTTACTTGCTTTTAACTGTCCTGGTCATAATAAGTTTTGTCTTTGAGTGACAAGGTAAACAGTTGAATACCAGTTAGGGTATCGGTATGGGGTTATCCAAAAATATATCAATTTTGTTCCTACTTTTGGACTGGTAACTTATTTCGTATCCATGAGTTTGGTTATGGCAGAATTTTGTTTACGTGGTTGAATATATATGGGATCCAATTGATTTTACTATTTTGTGGTATTTTATAGTCTACTCTCTTAATTCTGCCAAGTACTATTGTAGCATATTTATTTCAAGTCCTAGCCAGTGAAGTTGCAGTGTTCGTGACTACTTCACTGGCTGTTAGGACTGCTTTCTGTGCATCGGAAGTTATGTTAGTCTGCAGTAGCTAAAAAATGTTAATCTATTGAATTTTTGATGGAATATGGCAGGTTCATATGGTTCAACTCTGCGGTACAAGAATGTGGAACGAGTTAAACCAGTTGGAAAACATACTCTTGTCGGTGCCAGTGGAGAAATAAGTGATTTCCAGGAGATCATGCGTTATCTGGATGAACTTATGTAAGACCATTTATACAAGTACATACATTTGTAGTCATGTTATGTTGTATTATTACTGTGTTCGAATCATTTGAAATTATGTTGATCTACTACAACAGGGAAATTATTGGTTTTAGAATCTTTGGATGGAAATTGACAGGTTTATAGGGATCTCCTGGAATCACTTGTCTCACCACTTGCACCAGCAAGACCATGTTTTTTGCTACTGAAGAGATCAGTGACTTCCAGTTGATCATGCATTATCTTAACGACTTACATAACTGTCTCCATTTTGAAGTTCATACATTTAAAGGCATATTATGTAGTGGTTTTGCACTGTGTTCCTTGACTCATCTTTTAAAGGGCAGTGGGATTTAGTATTTTGACTCATAATCTGTGCGTTTTGATATTTTTCAGCTTGTACGACAACATGTGGGACGATGACAATTCTTTGGGCCCAAAAGAGATTCACAACTATTTAACTCGGGTGATGTATAATAGGCGTAACAAGTTTGATCCACTTTGGAACTCACTTGTCATTTGCGGAGTAAAAAATGGCAAGAAATATCTTGGCACGGTAATGCAACACACCATACATCTGTTTATTGCTTTAAAGTTCTTGTACTTCTATTTTTGGTTTGCTGATCATTACTTTCAGGGCTCTTGATAAGCATGGATTCTTGTTAATCTTTTTTAGGTCAGTATGCTAGGAGTGCATTTTGAAGACGATCACATAGCAACCGGCTTTGGGAATCATCTGGCCCGGCCAATCCTTCGTGCTGAACATAGTAATGACATGAGCTTTGAAGATGCTGTTAAGTTGCTGGAGAAGTGCATGCTCGTACTTCTTTATCGTGATAGATCTGCAATCAACAAGCTTCAGGTACATTCTTAATCTTGAAACATATCAGGATGTCTCTGACTTTCTCGAACTAGCTGAAAGTTTTGTCAGCACAACCTTTTAAAACTGGTTTTATATGGCGTATAATGCATCTAAGTTGTTATAATACATATAAACATGCGTGTCATCATGTTGTTCATCTAAAATTTGGGTTGTTGATCTTTTTGTCCGACTTAAAGTGGTCAGCTGTTCGAGTTTAAATTTACAAATTGCTTACTACTTTTTATATGAAGGAATAACTTAGTGAtatgtttgattttgaaattGCAGATCTCGAATATTACTGCAGAAGGGGTCACAATTTCACAGCCTTACTCTCTGAAAACTTTCTGGGGTTTGTCGGCCTTCAAAGATCCAACCAAGGGTGCCCAAGGTTCATGGTAGTGACATTGTCCTTTAATGTCTTGACATTGATATCCCCTGTCTGGATTAAGATTTATTTCATATTACT
This portion of the Papaver somniferum cultivar HN1 chromosome 11, ASM357369v1, whole genome shotgun sequence genome encodes:
- the LOC113320160 gene encoding proteasome subunit beta type-4-like, producing the protein MERIEGMLGPEDNKSRTLSPYVTGTSVLGIKYRDGVLMAADMGGSYGSTLRYKNVERVKPVGKHTLVGASGEISDFQEIMRYLDELILYDNMWDDDNSLGPKEIHNYLTRVMYNRRNKFDPLWNSLVICGVKNGKKYLGTVSMLGVHFEDDHIATGFGNHLARPILRAEHSNDMSFEDAVKLLEKCMLVLLYRDRSAINKLQISNITAEGVTISQPYSLKTFWGLSAFKDPTKGAQGSW